In Pseudanabaena sp. FACHB-2040, a single window of DNA contains:
- a CDS encoding DUF6883 domain-containing protein, producing MKIPAEAVIPDEKLTQYLLVLKPRNDKSQFLAQAGFTQANPEALLAAIRVLAASADAVEDSTNEYGTFYQVIGQLIGVNGVNLAVATIWLKRQADGKFQFVTLKPYREARDDA from the coding sequence GTGAAAATACCAGCCGAAGCTGTTATCCCTGATGAAAAACTAACCCAATACCTGCTCGTTCTCAAACCCAGAAATGACAAATCTCAGTTTTTGGCCCAAGCTGGGTTTACCCAAGCAAATCCGGAGGCTCTATTAGCAGCGATTCGAGTGCTAGCAGCCTCCGCCGATGCAGTAGAAGACTCTACCAATGAATACGGCACCTTCTACCAAGTGATTGGCCAGCTGATAGGAGTCAATGGTGTGAATCTCGCGGTTGCTACAATCTGGCTAAAGCGGCAAGCAGACGGCAAATTCCAGTTCGTTACCCTAAAACCCTACCGGGAGGCGCGTGATGACGCTTGA
- a CDS encoding Uma2 family endonuclease produces MIASPHSPLTPDEYLQLEAHSLTKHEYINGEVYAMAGASDTHVTISLNLASLLRNHVRGTGCRVYISDMKARIEARNRFFYPDILVTCDPRDQETSDYKRFPKLIVEVLSGSTEAFDRGDKFADYQTLESLQEYVLINTRHQRVECFRRNEAGLWVLQYYTPDTGTFHLDSLDFTDTLAALYEDVTLEETAQ; encoded by the coding sequence ATGATTGCCTCCCCCCACTCCCCCCTCACTCCCGACGAATACCTCCAGCTAGAAGCCCATAGCCTCACCAAGCACGAGTACATCAACGGCGAAGTCTACGCCATGGCCGGGGCTAGTGATACCCATGTCACCATCTCGCTCAATCTCGCTAGCCTCCTCCGCAACCACGTTCGCGGCACCGGCTGCCGGGTCTACATCTCCGACATGAAAGCTCGCATCGAAGCCCGCAACCGCTTTTTCTACCCCGACATCCTGGTCACCTGCGACCCCCGCGACCAAGAAACCTCAGACTACAAACGCTTCCCCAAGCTCATTGTTGAAGTGCTCTCCGGCTCCACAGAAGCCTTTGACCGAGGCGACAAATTTGCCGACTACCAGACCCTAGAGAGCCTGCAAGAATACGTCTTGATCAACACCCGCCACCAGCGCGTCGAATGCTTTCGCCGCAACGAAGCGGGCCTCTGGGTGTTGCAATACTACACCCCCGACACAGGTACCTTTCACCTCGACAGCCTCGACTTCACCGATACCCTCGCCGCCCTCTACGAAGATGTGACCCTAGAAGAGACAGCCCAGTAA
- a CDS encoding DUF433 domain-containing protein, which produces MDYRTTITLESGKRGGKSCIRGMRITVYDVLEYLASGMSQTEILEDFPYLTQTDILACLWFTAQHERLTVTVQP; this is translated from the coding sequence ATGGATTACCGAACCACAATTACCCTAGAGTCTGGAAAACGAGGCGGAAAGTCTTGCATTCGGGGAATGCGAATCACCGTTTACGATGTGCTGGAGTATTTAGCCTCCGGCATGAGCCAAACCGAAATCCTAGAAGACTTTCCCTACCTGACTCAGACAGATATCCTTGCCTGCCTCTGGTTCACCGCTCAGCATGAGCGCCTAACCGTTACAGTTCAGCCATGA
- a CDS encoding WYL domain-containing protein, with protein MQTQPMPPQSLMNPPTTPPPSHPSTSLPSPQLPEKYFSRNAFERLMTLIATLVRFPGVGYLEKDKTEDSHHNALEEVHRYVLETAEQQGITLKKCTPHSLHKDLKTLRTYGILDERMYRWGYFLGTGALSQEDVAKVLNVLHSQAQYQRDTQIKQLYERLAKRLKGAAAKETLFYPVRAQWNRSIIETDPIERMSHGSGPRSLFDAIEIVEAAILNGQALELCRRANPYGDKVQSRFQVWPLQLLHYDIAWYLIHQDCDNKHLAISRIDRLSDECFVSKDQRRSLDEQRRSLQQAHSLLENGWGLFLGKPQDQSQELRGKLEPVEIRVRFYPRVMAFIAEGALRHPTQELEEGPIDPTTRRPAFVDYLVKLPKRSVSEFSLWVHRFMGNAQVISPGWLVQEHLEAASRQVAYYTSNLDT; from the coding sequence GTGCAAACTCAGCCCATGCCGCCCCAAAGCCTCATGAACCCCCCAACCACCCCTCCACCCTCCCACCCATCTACCTCTCTACCCTCCCCTCAATTGCCAGAGAAGTACTTCAGCCGCAACGCCTTCGAGCGGCTCATGACGCTGATCGCCACGCTGGTTCGCTTTCCGGGCGTGGGCTACCTAGAAAAAGACAAGACTGAGGACAGCCACCACAACGCCCTAGAAGAAGTTCACAGGTACGTTTTAGAAACCGCTGAGCAGCAGGGCATTACCCTCAAGAAATGCACCCCTCACTCTCTCCACAAAGATCTCAAAACTCTTAGAACCTACGGCATTCTCGATGAGCGGATGTACCGCTGGGGCTACTTCCTGGGCACCGGAGCCCTAAGCCAGGAGGACGTTGCCAAAGTGCTCAACGTCCTCCACTCCCAGGCCCAGTACCAGCGAGACACTCAAATCAAGCAGCTCTACGAACGCCTAGCCAAACGTCTCAAGGGGGCCGCCGCCAAAGAAACCCTGTTCTACCCCGTCAGAGCCCAGTGGAACCGCTCCATCATCGAGACCGACCCCATCGAGCGCATGAGCCACGGCAGCGGTCCTCGCAGCCTGTTCGACGCTATCGAGATCGTTGAAGCGGCCATCCTCAATGGACAAGCCTTGGAACTGTGCCGCCGCGCTAATCCCTATGGCGACAAGGTGCAGTCCCGCTTTCAGGTCTGGCCTCTCCAGCTGCTGCATTACGATATCGCCTGGTACCTAATCCATCAAGACTGCGACAACAAGCACCTAGCCATCTCACGGATTGATCGCCTGTCGGATGAGTGCTTTGTCTCCAAAGACCAGCGGCGGAGCCTAGACGAACAGCGCCGCAGCCTTCAGCAGGCTCACAGTTTACTAGAGAATGGCTGGGGCCTGTTCCTAGGCAAACCTCAAGACCAATCTCAGGAGCTACGGGGCAAGCTTGAGCCTGTTGAAATTAGAGTGCGCTTCTACCCCAGAGTCATGGCATTTATTGCAGAGGGCGCACTGCGGCACCCCACCCAGGAACTTGAGGAAGGCCCGATTGACCCTACAACCCGCAGACCAGCCTTTGTAGACTACCTCGTCAAACTGCCCAAACGCTCAGTTTCAGAGTTTAGCCTGTGGGTCCATCGTTTTATGGGCAATGCTCAAGTCATCTCACCGGGCTGGCTGGTTCAAGAACACTTAGAAGCTGCCTCTAGGCAAGTCGCGTATTACACCAGCAATCTAGACACTTAA
- a CDS encoding protein kinase codes for MSYCLHPTCPSPQNPDDQKVCRTCGTKLLLKSRYRATRLSLEGEFVRTFQGLDLQTAQKIIIKQILLPTEILRNRAKQQRIINLFNEAAQKLQGLTKVVNLHTPLDYSVMGNGLYLIEEAVAGETVAQLLEKQGQFKEKQIRQLLNDLLPSLQELHDSKFIHRDIRPENIVYSHHLGQFLLTNFGIPQLVAECLREDVPSTGEYMVGDPSYSSPEQVNGQAAPTSDVYSLGVVCLQALTAMKPIDLMGLHDSSWAYKAYLTENLISKQLQQVVDQMTAPSALNRYVSAKNALTDLTASTDSSMEQVMATAAKIAAIVALPTPLTLLQSGAGLVTKSLLKLPGKAKS; via the coding sequence GTGAGCTACTGCCTCCACCCCACTTGCCCTAGTCCTCAAAACCCAGATGATCAAAAGGTCTGCCGCACTTGCGGCACAAAGCTGCTGCTGAAATCTCGCTACCGGGCAACACGTCTGAGCCTAGAGGGGGAATTCGTTCGCACCTTTCAAGGCCTCGATCTCCAGACAGCTCAAAAAATCATCATCAAACAGATTCTCCTCCCCACAGAAATCTTGCGAAACAGGGCGAAGCAGCAGAGAATCATCAATCTCTTCAACGAAGCCGCCCAGAAACTCCAGGGCCTTACTAAGGTAGTCAACCTCCATACCCCGCTTGATTACTCTGTTATGGGAAACGGGCTATACCTCATCGAAGAAGCCGTAGCCGGTGAAACAGTTGCCCAATTGCTTGAAAAGCAGGGGCAGTTTAAGGAGAAGCAGATTCGCCAACTTTTAAATGACCTGCTCCCCTCCCTACAGGAACTGCATGACAGCAAGTTCATCCATAGAGACATCAGACCAGAAAACATCGTCTACTCACATCATCTAGGGCAATTCCTGCTAACCAACTTCGGTATCCCTCAGCTAGTGGCTGAGTGCCTAAGAGAAGATGTCCCCTCCACGGGTGAATATATGGTGGGAGACCCTAGTTATTCTTCTCCTGAGCAGGTGAATGGACAAGCTGCACCCACAAGCGATGTTTACAGTCTGGGTGTTGTTTGCTTGCAAGCGCTAACAGCTATGAAGCCCATCGATTTGATGGGCCTGCACGATTCTAGTTGGGCTTACAAGGCATATCTTACAGAGAATCTAATCAGCAAGCAGTTACAGCAAGTCGTTGACCAGATGACTGCCCCGTCAGCCCTTAACCGATATGTGAGTGCAAAAAATGCCCTAACTGACCTCACTGCTTCTACCGACAGCTCTATGGAACAGGTTATGGCTACAGCTGCAAAAATAGCTGCGATCGTAGCGCTTCCAACTCCTTTAACTTTACTGCAGTCAGGAGCAGGCTTAGTGACAAAGTCCTTATTAAAGCTGCCTGGAAAGGCTAAGTCTTAG
- a CDS encoding isochorismatase family cysteine hydrolase translates to MATEVSISALPYPLTLTLEQTALLVIDMQNDFCSVGGWVNQMGFDVKPTRQPIEPLQRLLMGLRQTPVTIIHTREGHRPDLSDCPPHKLERSRWRGAEIGSEGLMGRFLTRGSKSHDFVDELQPLPDEIVLDKPGKGAFVATDLDLILRQRGIRHLIFTGVTTECCVHTTLRDANDLGYECLLLEDCCASLDPEFHRASVEMVHYVFGWVANSKMLLEALGMEAQQPLVEGVWA, encoded by the coding sequence ATGGCGACTGAGGTTTCGATTTCGGCTTTGCCCTATCCGCTGACGCTGACGCTGGAGCAGACGGCGCTGCTGGTGATTGATATGCAGAACGACTTCTGCTCTGTGGGCGGTTGGGTGAACCAGATGGGATTTGATGTGAAACCGACGCGGCAGCCGATTGAGCCGCTGCAAAGGCTATTGATGGGGCTGCGGCAGACGCCTGTAACCATCATTCATACCCGCGAGGGGCATCGCCCTGACTTGAGCGATTGCCCGCCGCATAAGCTGGAGCGCTCTCGGTGGCGGGGCGCGGAGATCGGCAGCGAGGGGCTGATGGGTCGTTTTTTGACCCGTGGCTCGAAGAGCCATGACTTTGTGGATGAGCTGCAGCCGTTGCCGGATGAAATTGTGCTGGATAAGCCAGGGAAAGGGGCCTTTGTGGCAACGGATCTGGACTTGATTTTGCGGCAGCGGGGCATTCGCCACCTGATTTTTACGGGAGTGACGACGGAGTGCTGTGTGCACACGACGCTGCGCGATGCGAATGATCTGGGTTATGAGTGCCTGCTATTAGAGGACTGCTGCGCCTCGCTAGACCCGGAGTTTCACCGCGCCTCGGTGGAGATGGTGCATTACGTGTTTGGCTGGGTGGCTAACTCAAAGATGCTATTGGAGGCGTTGGGGATGGAGGCACAGCAGCCCTTGGTAGAAGGGGTTTGGGCTTAA
- a CDS encoding restriction endonuclease subunit S: MIWQTKPIGEFCRTGSGGTPSREQEAKYYSGTIPWVKSGELRESIVFDTEEKITEVALKETSVKMIPSGALLVAMYGATVGRIAILGIEATSNQAVCHIVPDEKIADQRYMFHALQQQVPKWLEQRVGGAQPNISQQIIRNTPIPLPPLEEQRRIAAILDKADEVRRKRREAIRLTEELLRSQFLEMFGDPISNPKGWRSVELEHLAKVTDGTHKTPTYLDFGVPFLSARNVRSHKIDWQDTRFISQAEHESLTRRCHPQKGDVLLTKSGTIGEAAVVDRDMEFSLFESVALIKLKDSSIHPIFLATLLNEPCVRSHYSGDIKGVAVKHLHLVDIKRLPIILPSQDKQDLFLQQATKTWECRSKLSQAYAKSEGFFNSLLQQAFRGEL; encoded by the coding sequence ATGATTTGGCAAACAAAACCTATTGGGGAGTTTTGTCGTACAGGAAGTGGCGGAACACCCTCAAGAGAGCAAGAAGCAAAATACTATAGTGGTACGATTCCTTGGGTTAAGTCTGGGGAATTAAGAGAGTCTATTGTCTTTGATACTGAGGAGAAAATTACGGAAGTAGCTTTGAAGGAAACAAGTGTAAAAATGATTCCTTCAGGAGCCTTATTGGTTGCCATGTATGGAGCCACTGTTGGACGCATTGCTATCTTAGGAATAGAAGCAACTAGTAACCAAGCAGTTTGTCATATTGTCCCTGACGAGAAAATTGCTGATCAGCGTTATATGTTTCATGCGCTTCAACAACAAGTACCTAAGTGGCTAGAACAGCGTGTTGGCGGAGCACAGCCTAATATAAGTCAACAAATTATCCGTAATACTCCAATTCCGCTTCCGCCTTTGGAGGAGCAGCGGCGGATTGCAGCGATTTTGGATAAGGCTGATGAGGTGCGGCGGAAGCGGAGAGAGGCGATTCGTCTGACTGAGGAGTTGTTGCGATCGCAATTCCTAGAAATGTTCGGCGACCCTATCTCTAATCCTAAAGGTTGGAGATCTGTTGAGTTAGAGCATTTAGCAAAGGTTACAGATGGAACTCACAAAACGCCGACCTACCTTGATTTTGGTGTTCCATTCTTATCTGCAAGGAATGTAAGGTCACACAAGATCGACTGGCAAGATACGCGATTTATCTCACAAGCTGAGCACGAAAGTCTTACCCGTCGATGCCATCCCCAGAAAGGTGATGTATTGCTAACCAAGAGTGGAACTATTGGGGAAGCAGCAGTGGTTGATCGAGACATGGAGTTTAGCTTGTTTGAAAGCGTGGCTCTAATAAAGCTAAAAGATTCTTCTATTCACCCGATTTTCCTGGCTACGCTTCTTAATGAACCTTGTGTTCGCTCTCACTACTCAGGAGATATTAAAGGAGTAGCTGTTAAGCATTTACATTTAGTTGATATTAAGCGCCTTCCTATTATTTTGCCGTCGCAAGACAAGCAAGACTTATTTCTTCAGCAAGCGACCAAAACTTGGGAATGTCGAAGCAAGTTGAGCCAAGCCTATGCTAAATCTGAAGGCTTCTTCAACTCCCTACTTCAACAAGCCTTTCGCGGCGAACTTTGA
- a CDS encoding class I SAM-dependent DNA methyltransferase, with amino-acid sequence MITGELRSKVDKLWETFWSNGISNPLSVIEQISYLLFMRRLDDEQLRKEKQANRTGRPVKDPIFPEDQQRCRWSHFKNLPDQERLVAVRDEAFPFIKTLGGGNTYAHYMKDAVFLIASAALLRDAVDRVDEMLEMLKRQADASEDRSYVDLMGDLYEYMLSKLSQAGQNGQFRTPRHIIRMMVELMAPGPREVICDPACGTAGFLVASAEYLREQKDSEGNWLLNAPGNREHFDREMFHGFDFDGTMLRIGSMNMMLHGVENPKIEARDSLSEDHAGVEEQFTLILANPPFKGSIDKSTIAKDLTKIVSTAKTELLFVALFLRLLKLGGRGAVIVPDGVLFGSSKAHKTIRQSLVEEHKLDGVISMPSGVFKPYAGVSTAVLIFTKTGVGGTDHVWFYDMEADGYSLDDKRQPVAENDIPDLLKCWRNKDPQTDMNRAGKAFFVPKDEIAANGYDLSINRYKEVAYEEVQYEPPKVILQKLRDLEAEIQADLDVLEGLLG; translated from the coding sequence ATGATCACAGGTGAATTGAGATCGAAGGTCGATAAGCTGTGGGAGACCTTCTGGAGCAACGGCATCAGCAATCCGCTGTCGGTGATTGAGCAGATCTCTTACCTGCTGTTTATGCGGCGGCTGGATGACGAGCAGTTGCGCAAGGAGAAGCAGGCTAACCGCACCGGGCGACCTGTTAAAGACCCGATTTTCCCCGAGGATCAGCAGCGCTGCCGTTGGTCACACTTTAAGAACCTGCCCGACCAAGAGCGGCTGGTGGCGGTGCGGGATGAGGCGTTTCCTTTTATCAAGACGCTGGGCGGGGGCAATACCTACGCCCACTACATGAAGGATGCAGTGTTTCTCATCGCTAGTGCAGCGCTGCTGCGGGATGCGGTGGATCGCGTGGATGAAATGCTGGAGATGCTGAAGCGGCAGGCCGATGCCTCTGAAGACAGATCCTATGTGGATCTGATGGGCGACCTCTATGAGTACATGCTCTCGAAGCTGTCGCAGGCAGGGCAAAACGGGCAGTTTCGCACACCGCGCCACATCATTCGGATGATGGTGGAGCTGATGGCACCAGGGCCGAGAGAAGTGATTTGTGATCCGGCCTGCGGCACGGCGGGCTTTTTGGTGGCGTCGGCAGAGTACCTGCGCGAGCAGAAGGATTCTGAGGGCAACTGGCTGCTAAATGCGCCGGGGAACCGGGAGCATTTTGACCGGGAAATGTTTCACGGGTTTGACTTTGACGGCACCATGCTGCGGATTGGCAGCATGAACATGATGCTGCACGGGGTAGAGAACCCGAAGATTGAGGCGCGAGACTCGCTCTCGGAAGACCATGCCGGGGTGGAGGAGCAGTTTACGCTGATCCTGGCGAATCCGCCATTCAAGGGGTCGATTGACAAGTCCACCATTGCCAAAGACCTGACCAAGATCGTCTCGACGGCGAAGACGGAGCTGCTGTTTGTGGCGCTGTTTTTGCGGCTGCTGAAGCTGGGCGGTCGCGGTGCGGTAATTGTGCCGGATGGGGTGCTGTTTGGCTCGTCAAAGGCGCACAAGACGATTCGCCAATCGCTGGTGGAGGAGCACAAGCTCGACGGGGTGATTTCGATGCCGTCGGGGGTGTTTAAGCCCTATGCGGGGGTGTCTACGGCGGTGCTGATCTTCACGAAGACGGGGGTGGGGGGCACTGACCATGTGTGGTTTTACGACATGGAGGCGGATGGCTACTCGCTCGATGACAAGCGGCAGCCGGTGGCGGAGAACGATATTCCTGACTTGCTGAAGTGTTGGCGGAACAAAGACCCGCAGACGGATATGAATCGGGCAGGGAAGGCGTTTTTTGTGCCGAAGGATGAGATTGCGGCGAATGGGTATGACCTCTCGATCAATCGGTACAAAGAGGTTGCTTATGAGGAAGTGCAGTATGAGCCACCGAAAGTGATTTTGCAGAAGCTGCGAGATCTCGAAGCGGAAATTCAAGCTGATTTGGATGTGCTTGAGGGGTTGTTGGGATGA
- a CDS encoding DEAD/DEAH box helicase family protein: protein MPSNFDFLQQRFPSLFEHASQAERLVFSAPRASCFYARFTLEQTVHWLYDNDPGLQLPYDNNLAALIHEQSFKDNLKPGLFQKIRIIHTTGNRSAHEASPITQRDAFRVAQELFHFLYWLCRFYAPDGRNLPKLEFDRDLLPQADSTRQDISFKQVQELQAQLSQADEMRRIAEERRQQSEAQLAELKAQIDALKAQNETVPDTHDYNEADTRRYLIDVLLKEAGWPIEQPGWTEVEVQGMPTDTGTGYVDYVLWGDNGKPLALVEAKRTRNSPTAGKQQAKLYADCLEAKFGQRPIIFYTNGYETWIWDDAQYPPRRIDGFLKKLELERAIFRRAHRKPLHLVPINAGIVNRSYQQEAIRRIAETFQKNARKTLLVMATGTGKTRTAIALVDLLMQANWVKRVLFLADRTALLTQTLRVFKSQLPDATVIDLTKDPDAESANVVLSTYPTMLNRINRNQGTQRLFGPGYFDLVIVDEAHRSIYKKYSALFQYFDSLLVGLTATPRTEVHRDTYRIFELEQGNPTFAYELSDAIDDRYLVPPKGVKVPFKFMRKGVRYADLTPAEQEEYEEKFRDEETGEIPDRVNAAALYRWLFNESTVDQALEILMERGLKVDGGDRLGKTIIFARSHKHAEYIVERFDHNYPHLKGQFAQIIDSHDSYAQSLLDAFSDPAKQPTIAVSVDMLDTGVDVPEVVNLVFFKPVYSQVKFNQMIGRGTRLCHNLFGPGEHKQAFLVFDLCSNFEFFAQEVAEANQRPAESITSRLVKARLTLAQTLSQPDRQNDPDQAALRDGLLNDLHQHVTSMERENFLVRRHLRQVEEFADRERWERLDENDIEAITETLAPLPNTLPSENALAKRFDLLCFNLQITLLRQSPDFIRLRDKVRDVLTQLEEKRDIPMVKAQLTLIEEAQNESYWTDITLPMIEQLRLKLRDLIRFVERTEQPIIYTDFIDELGEIEEIDIPLRQPGFSPYQYRKKVEAYIKENENHVAIAKLKRNISLTEADLASLETMLFGSEEIESRDRFEEVYGKDLSLKLFIRQLVGCDRNAAKQAFSRYLEGGNLSANQIRFVETIIDYLTQKGVMDLGQLYEAPFSDFHSDGLDGVFKDADADQIITIIRSFNDTVGFQFSAA, encoded by the coding sequence ATGCCATCCAACTTTGACTTTCTCCAACAGCGCTTTCCCTCCCTCTTTGAGCATGCCTCCCAGGCCGAGCGCCTGGTCTTTTCTGCACCCCGCGCCAGCTGCTTCTATGCCCGCTTTACCCTAGAGCAGACTGTCCACTGGCTCTACGACAACGACCCCGGCTTGCAGCTGCCCTACGACAATAACCTGGCCGCCCTCATCCACGAGCAAAGCTTCAAAGACAACCTCAAGCCCGGCCTCTTCCAGAAGATCCGCATCATCCATACGACCGGCAACCGATCTGCCCACGAAGCTAGCCCCATCACTCAGCGAGACGCCTTTCGCGTCGCCCAAGAACTCTTCCACTTCCTCTACTGGCTCTGCCGCTTCTACGCGCCCGATGGGCGCAACCTGCCCAAACTAGAGTTTGACCGCGACCTGCTGCCCCAGGCCGACAGCACCCGCCAAGACATCTCCTTCAAGCAGGTGCAGGAGCTACAGGCCCAGCTCTCCCAAGCCGACGAGATGCGCCGCATTGCCGAAGAGCGCAGACAGCAGAGCGAAGCCCAACTGGCCGAACTCAAAGCCCAAATCGACGCCCTCAAAGCCCAGAACGAGACCGTTCCCGATACCCATGACTACAACGAAGCCGACACCCGCCGCTACCTGATCGACGTTCTGCTCAAAGAAGCAGGCTGGCCCATCGAGCAACCCGGCTGGACAGAAGTCGAAGTCCAGGGCATGCCTACCGACACCGGCACCGGCTACGTAGACTACGTGCTCTGGGGCGACAACGGCAAACCCCTGGCCCTGGTCGAAGCCAAGCGCACCCGCAACAGCCCCACCGCTGGCAAACAGCAGGCCAAACTCTACGCCGACTGCCTCGAAGCCAAGTTTGGCCAGCGGCCCATCATTTTTTACACCAACGGCTACGAAACCTGGATCTGGGACGATGCCCAGTACCCACCTCGCCGCATCGACGGCTTCTTGAAAAAGCTCGAACTAGAGCGCGCCATCTTTCGCCGCGCCCACCGCAAACCGCTCCACCTGGTGCCGATCAACGCTGGCATCGTCAACCGCAGCTACCAGCAAGAGGCCATCCGCCGCATCGCTGAAACCTTCCAGAAAAACGCCCGCAAAACCTTGCTGGTGATGGCCACTGGCACCGGCAAAACCCGCACTGCCATTGCCCTGGTAGACCTGCTGATGCAGGCCAACTGGGTCAAGCGAGTCCTCTTCCTGGCTGATCGCACCGCCCTGCTAACCCAGACCCTGCGCGTCTTTAAGTCCCAACTGCCCGATGCCACCGTCATCGACCTGACCAAAGACCCTGATGCCGAGAGCGCCAACGTGGTGCTGTCTACCTACCCCACCATGCTCAACCGCATCAACCGCAACCAGGGCACCCAGCGGCTCTTCGGCCCCGGCTACTTCGACCTGGTGATCGTGGATGAAGCCCACCGCTCCATTTACAAAAAATACAGCGCCCTCTTCCAGTACTTCGACTCCCTGTTGGTGGGCCTCACCGCTACCCCCCGTACCGAAGTCCACCGCGATACCTACCGCATCTTTGAGCTAGAGCAGGGCAACCCTACCTTTGCCTACGAACTCTCAGACGCCATTGACGACCGCTACCTGGTGCCGCCCAAAGGCGTCAAAGTGCCCTTCAAATTTATGCGTAAGGGCGTCAGATATGCCGACCTCACTCCCGCAGAGCAGGAAGAGTACGAGGAGAAATTCCGCGACGAAGAAACCGGCGAAATTCCCGATCGGGTCAATGCCGCTGCCCTCTACCGCTGGCTCTTCAACGAAAGTACCGTAGATCAGGCCCTAGAAATTCTAATGGAGCGAGGGCTCAAGGTAGACGGCGGCGATCGCCTGGGCAAGACCATTATCTTTGCCCGCAGCCACAAACACGCCGAATACATCGTCGAGCGCTTCGACCACAACTACCCCCACCTCAAAGGCCAGTTCGCCCAGATCATTGACAGTCACGACAGCTACGCTCAAAGCCTGCTCGATGCCTTCTCTGACCCCGCCAAACAGCCCACCATCGCCGTCTCCGTAGACATGCTCGACACCGGCGTAGACGTGCCTGAAGTGGTGAACCTGGTCTTTTTCAAGCCGGTGTATTCCCAGGTCAAGTTCAACCAGATGATCGGGCGCGGCACTCGCCTGTGCCACAACCTCTTTGGCCCTGGCGAACACAAACAGGCTTTTCTCGTCTTTGACCTGTGCAGCAACTTCGAGTTCTTTGCCCAGGAAGTCGCAGAAGCTAACCAGCGCCCCGCTGAAAGCATTACCTCTCGCCTAGTCAAGGCCCGCCTCACCCTGGCCCAAACCCTGAGCCAGCCCGACCGCCAAAACGATCCTGACCAAGCCGCTCTCCGCGACGGCCTGCTCAACGACCTGCACCAGCACGTTACCAGCATGGAGCGCGAAAACTTCTTAGTACGCCGCCATCTGCGCCAGGTCGAAGAGTTCGCCGATCGCGAACGCTGGGAGCGCCTCGATGAAAATGACATCGAAGCCATCACCGAAACCCTGGCCCCCCTGCCCAATACTCTCCCCTCCGAGAACGCCCTAGCCAAGCGCTTCGACCTCCTCTGCTTCAACCTGCAGATTACCCTGCTTAGGCAATCCCCCGACTTCATCCGGCTTCGGGACAAAGTGCGTGATGTCCTCACCCAGCTCGAGGAAAAGCGCGATATCCCCATGGTCAAAGCCCAGCTCACGCTCATCGAAGAGGCCCAAAACGAGAGCTATTGGACAGACATCACCCTGCCCATGATCGAGCAGCTGCGCCTCAAACTGCGCGATCTAATTCGCTTCGTCGAGCGTACTGAGCAGCCCATCATCTACACCGACTTTATCGACGAACTTGGCGAAATCGAAGAGATCGACATCCCCCTGCGGCAGCCCGGCTTTAGCCCCTACCAGTACCGCAAAAAAGTCGAAGCTTACATCAAAGAGAACGAGAACCACGTTGCGATCGCCAAGCTCAAGCGCAATATCTCACTCACCGAAGCTGATCTAGCATCCTTGGAAACTATGCTCTTTGGCTCTGAAGAGATCGAGAGTCGCGATCGCTTCGAAGAAGTCTACGGCAAAGACCTCAGCCTCAAGCTATTTATCCGGCAACTGGTGGGTTGCGATCGCAACGCCGCCAAACAAGCCTTTTCCCGCTACCTAGAAGGAGGTAATCTCAGCGCCAACCAGATCCGCTTCGTCGAAACCATCATCGACTACCTCACCCAAAAAGGAGTAATGGATCTTGGCCAACTCTACGAAGCCCCCTTCTCCGACTTCCACAGCGATGGTCTCGATGGCGTCTTCAAAGACGCCGATGCCGACCAGATTATCACCATCATCCGCTCCTTCAACGACACCGTCGGCTTTCAGTTCAGCGCAGCCTAA
- a CDS encoding DUF4926 domain-containing protein: MTLELYKEVALTQDLPDHALREGDIATLVDFVPHPCSGEEGCVLEVFNAIGEAIAVVAVPRSAIKPLSSSDMLSVRSASEPSPQKTSGRSSLPPAHQRGLPHSGWAVRANPRNRIVFRFKKANKKTH; the protein is encoded by the coding sequence ATGACGCTTGAACTCTACAAAGAAGTAGCGCTAACCCAAGACCTGCCTGACCACGCCTTGAGAGAGGGCGACATTGCCACGCTAGTCGATTTTGTCCCTCACCCTTGTAGTGGTGAAGAGGGCTGTGTCTTAGAAGTTTTCAACGCCATCGGAGAAGCGATCGCGGTTGTGGCCGTGCCGAGATCTGCCATCAAGCCCTTAAGCTCCAGCGATATGTTAAGCGTGCGGTCTGCCTCCGAACCCTCACCACAAAAAACTTCTGGGCGCTCCTCCCTTCCTCCGGCTCACCAACGAGGCCTACCTCATTCAGGCTGGGCGGTACGGGCGAACCCTAGAAATCGAATTGTTTTTAGGTTCAAGAAGGCCAATAAGAAAACTCATTAA